The following nucleotide sequence is from Dyella sp. BiH032.
ACCGTCTCAACGCGGACCTCACGCTGGAACGGCTTAATCTCCCGGGAGTTGGCATCAGCAACAGCCTCGCTTTCAGCCCGGACGGCCGCACGATGTATTTCTGCGACTCGCCTTCGCGAGTCATCCAATGCTGCGACTACGGCGACCGCTGCGGCGAGCCGCGCGTCTTCGCGCGCATCGACGATCCGCGCGGCGAACCCGACGGCTCGGCGGTGGACGCGCAGGGCTTCCTCTGGAACGCGCAATGGGGCCTGGGCCAGGTCGTGCGCTATGCGCCGGACGGCCAGGTCGATCGCGTCGTGCCGGTGCCTGCCGCGCAACCGACCCGCCCCGCCTTCGGCGGCCGCGGACTGGACACGCTTTACGTCACCAGCGCGCGCGACGGCCTGAGCGCCGACGCGCTGGCATCGCAATCGCAAGCCGGCGCGCTGTTCGCCGTGGAGGCCGGCGTCGCCGGTCTGCCCGAACCGCGCTTCCGCGGCTCGCCGCCCGGCGCGGCTTCCTGATACCCGTTCCAGACCTACCCGGTCGCACCACACCACCGGCGGTACCCATTCACGCAAGCGAGGTCGTCAGTCCCATGAACTCCCAAGCCATCGCGTCACCCATCGCCCGAACCCGGGGCACCGTGATCTACACCTGTGTGCTCGCCGCGCTGGCCGGCCTGATGTTCGGGCTGGACATCGGCGTGATCTCGGGCGCCACCCAGTTCATCAAGGATGAATTCGCCGTCAGCGACCACGTCATCGAGATGATCGTCAGCTCCATGATGCTCGGCGCCGCCGCCGGCGCGCTGGGCGCCGGCTGGCTGTCCTCCCACCTGGGCCGCAAGCGCTCGCTGATCCTGGGCGCGGTGCTGTTCGTGCTCGGCTCGCTGCTGTGCGGCCTTGCCTGGTCGCCGGATACGCTGATCGCCGCGCGCGTGATCCTGGGCCTGGCCATCGGCCTGGCCACGTTCACCGCGCCGCTGTACCTGGCGGAGGTGGCGCCGGAACGCATCCGCGGCGCGATGATTTCCACCTACCAGCTGATGATCACCATCGGCATCCTGGTGGCCTTCCTCTCCGACACCGCCTTCAGCTATCACGGCGCCTGGCGCTGGATGCTGGGCATCATTGCCATCCCCGGCGCGCTGTTCCTGCTGGGCGTGCTGGGCCTGCCCGACAGCCCGCGCTGGCTGATGATGCGCGGCCGCCGCGACGAGGCCATCGAAGTGCTGCGCCGCCTGCGCGGCGACGAGGTGGTGGTGGCGCGCGAAGCGGCCGACATCGAGGAACAGCTCAAGACTCCGCAGCGCGGCTGGGACCTGTTCGCCGAGAACCGCAACTTCCGCCGCTCGGTGTACCTGGGCGCGCTGTTGCAGCTCATGCAACAGTTCACCGGCATGAACGTGGTGATGTACTACGCGCCGCGCATCTTCAAGGAGATGGGCTACGACACGGCCGCCCAGATGTGGTTCACCGCGCTGGTCGGCCTGACCAACGTGCTGGCCACCTTCATCGCCATCGCCCTGATCGACCGCTGGGGCCGCAAACCCATCCTCTACACCGGCTTCGCCGTGATGGCCGCGGGCCTGAGCGCGGTGGGCGCGATGATGAACGGCGGCATCAACGGCCAGACCGAGCAGTACATCACGGTGGCGATGCTGCTGATGTTCATCGTGGGCTTCGCGATGTCGGCCGGCCCGCTGAT
It contains:
- a CDS encoding sugar porter family MFS transporter yields the protein MNSQAIASPIARTRGTVIYTCVLAALAGLMFGLDIGVISGATQFIKDEFAVSDHVIEMIVSSMMLGAAAGALGAGWLSSHLGRKRSLILGAVLFVLGSLLCGLAWSPDTLIAARVILGLAIGLATFTAPLYLAEVAPERIRGAMISTYQLMITIGILVAFLSDTAFSYHGAWRWMLGIIAIPGALFLLGVLGLPDSPRWLMMRGRRDEAIEVLRRLRGDEVVVAREAADIEEQLKTPQRGWDLFAENRNFRRSVYLGALLQLMQQFTGMNVVMYYAPRIFKEMGYDTAAQMWFTALVGLTNVLATFIAIALIDRWGRKPILYTGFAVMAAGLSAVGAMMNGGINGQTEQYITVAMLLMFIVGFAMSAGPLIWTLCSEIQPLKGRDFGIGVSTCTNWITNTIVGYTFLSLLNSIGNANTFWLYAALNAVFIVLTFWLVPETKGVTLEQIERNLMSGKRLREIGR
- a CDS encoding SMP-30/gluconolactonase/LRE family protein; amino-acid sequence: MNLRVVHHPANTLGEGVLWCEREQALYWTDIHAATLWRHRPANGEVRRWTMPERLGCLALCETEGWLLLGLASRLAFFRPDDETLLPLMEVESGLPTRLNDGACDRQGRFVFGTLHEPAPGETRQPIGAFYRLNADLTLERLNLPGVGISNSLAFSPDGRTMYFCDSPSRVIQCCDYGDRCGEPRVFARIDDPRGEPDGSAVDAQGFLWNAQWGLGQVVRYAPDGQVDRVVPVPAAQPTRPAFGGRGLDTLYVTSARDGLSADALASQSQAGALFAVEAGVAGLPEPRFRGSPPGAAS